The DNA region AGGTGTCCGCATGAGTTGTAGGAAACGCCAAATTTCCCCGGCGGTTACGCAGCCGAAAAGGGGCAAGGGTAATCTTGATTCCTGATCTGGGCGATCGATATCTGGGTGATTGATATTTGGGGGATTAATTATTGACGACAACCAGTGGGAATTAAATTTCTGATTGAATTGGTATGCTCCCCAAACTTGTGCTGAACATTGGGCCAGAGCTGATTCTAATTCTCCCCGCTTCGCTTCCACAATCGTGCAAATGGGGGCTTGTAGCTCAACATCTAGGGGCGATCGGGCGACAATAAAATCACATTCTCCATTTAGCCCTTGATCAGGTTGAATGGTTAATTCAAAACCAGAAAAAATAGAAACTTGTCGGTGGGTTTGTTCCCGCAGCTCCAATAAAATTGGAGAAATTAACCGCTCCGATCGCTCCTTTTCGGTGAGGAGAGTTGTACTTTGGGCAATTTCCAAGGTTCTGAGCAACCAAGAAGACGGCTCGATCGCGGTGGTCTTGGCTCCCAAGGATAAGGACTGCAATGCCTGACCAAGACCAAATTGGCTTTGTAGTTGACGAAAGCTAAATGATCGATCGGACATGTGTTCCTAACTCCTGACTGATTCGTGGGAGAGCGCGATCGCTAGGTATAGAATGGTGGCGACTGTCAAGCTTGCCATTGTTGACTACAAATTGTTAACCGTGAAAAGTTGACTACGAAAAGTTGACTACGAAAAGTTGACCACAAAACTCAAAACCTGATCGCCCCGGCCAAATTGCTCCTATGCCTATTCGGCACTTTTCCGCGCGATTGAGTGCAATTTCAATGTTTATTGATCGCGCCTTCAAAGTTGATGATGCCAACATCAACAGCGTAAACCGTGCCTACACCCCTGAAGAATGGCAGCGCTTCGGAGCCGCCGAGCACGATCGCGCCACAGGTTTACTGTTAGATTACGAAGGCATTGTCCTACGAGCCGCCTTAAGTGAATTAAATTCCGTGGTGGAGTATGAGTTGAAGTGGGTTGTGAGGTCAATTTATCAAAAAAAATATGGCTCCCATCGCGACTATCGCCGCAAACTTTCCCACAAAACGATCGCGGAAATCTATCGAATTATTGAACGTGAATTTCAGGTCGAAATAGAAACATTGCCAGGGTTTCAGGACGTGGAAGCCATGCGCAAAGTGGTGAATGCTTATAAGCATGATGATGGCTATAGCGGTCAATATCAACCGTTCTTAACCATTTCCATTGAAAAGAAATACGAATTAGATATCCAAATGGTTCGGGACTATCTGCAAGCTGTTGAAGTATTTTTGCAAGCCCTGCCCGGTGAACGATTGCAATTGGGGCAAGATGTGCGGATTAAACCCATTCGGAATCCAGCGGGCTTTGGGGAATAGTTGGTTTGGTTTGCGGCTGGCGTGGTGAATTGGTAACCCTAACCAACAATGGCAACCAGTCATGAAAGCTAGTCATGAAAACCAGTCACTAAAACTAGCAGTGACGACAAATCATCAGTCGGGGAGCACGATCAATCACCGTCCACTCCCCGCGATCGAACAGATATCGAATAAATATCGAACAAATGAGGCTTCCCTCAACGTCCCCAATCAGGTGGGAACCAGTTCGCCGGGTCGCAGCCGGGCCCAGCGGCCTTGGTCAGCCGTGAAGCTTTGGCAACCCACCACATCCCACTCCATTTCAATCTCGTTGTCGCGCGGTCGGATGTTGACATTAATGCTGGGTTCGATCGGCTCAAAATCTGGGGAATCCGTCAAATGTGCCTGTTGGTGTTGGGCTTCAACCGCGTGGTAAGTCGTGCAGCGATCAATATGGAGGCAGTTGACACAAATGCACATGGCTTGGGCACTCCTTGGCTATTCAAACAAGGCCCGGCGAGCGATCGCACCAAAGACCACCACGGTTCGATCGCAGCCCCAGTTTTAATCTAGCTTGCGCCCATCGCAATAGACATCTCGCCTCCTTCCCAAGCTATGCCATTCTAGAGAAGACAACTCATCAGGCGATTGTCATCAGGCGATTGTCACGCTGGGGGCGGTTTTTGCCCGCTGGCGATGTCCCGGTTCTCGGCTCGACAGCGTTGTTTCGTTTTGTTTAGGGATTGTTTAGGGCATTGATCAGAAGGCTCATGGGCGATGATCAAGCGATGACCAAAACCGATCGCCAAAACGGTCATTGGCAAATTTGCACGAAACACGGCCAGTTCGGTCGTGTCAGCCTGGGCCGCGGATGAAGCCAACTTCGCCGCGATGGTGCAGGAAGTTCCCTGATTGCTAGCATTTTGCGGCAAGGGTTTAGGGAAATCGTGACGGTGGTGTCGAGCCGTTCGTAGGGTCGTTAATGTACGAGCCATTCATAGGGTCGTTAATGTAGTTGATGCAAACCTTGTTGCGGGCGCGCGTAACGCGGTTGATCCAACAGTGGCTTCAGCGAATTCCGGTTGTCAGGACAGCGATCGAATACTTAGCTGCGGTCAATGTGGCGGCGGACGATGGGAGCAATCTCGATCGTATGTCCTATGAAGGCTGGCAAAATCGCTTCCTGCTAGCTCGGGTTCGGTTAGCCTTTGGGTTAGGGCTGCTGATTTCCTGGAGCTTTGCGGTCTTAGACCTGGCGCGATCGGTCTTGCGCCAGGAAACTCTCAGTTGGGATAACGTGGCCGCACGGTTGGCCACCCTGATTAGCCTGTTGGGGTTTTGGTATTTATCCGACACCCGCTGGGGAGCGCGCCATCTGCGGATTCTGTTTTTGGGATTTTTATTTTCCTTCCAGATCGTCCCCGAAACTTGCCAGGTTCTGTTGTCGCCCGTGACCCTGAACCGGTTGCCCCCGCGTCTTTTTGGATGGGCCTTTGGTTTTTTTGCCCAAGCGACCCTCATTCCGGCGCGCTGGCCCCTGCATGTGTTGTCCCAAGCCTTGGCGTTGATCCATTCCTTTGGGTTGCGGGAATTGCTGGGGGCGGCCATTCGCTCCTCACCGATCCAATCGCGCTTTGGCCTGTTGCTAGAGCTGTTTTGGATTTGTGTGGTTTGCGATTTGTCGGTTTATCTCTATGAACGGCTCCAGCGCGCGGAATTTAGCGCTCGCAGCAAGCTCGCCGATGCCTATGAGCAAGTGGAGGCGGCCGAGGCCAAATATCGCAGCATTTTTGAAAACGCCGTGGAGGGAATTTTTCAGTCCACGGTGGATGGATCTTTCATCAGCATGAATCCTGCCCTGGCGCGCATTCTGGGCTATGACTCGCCGGAAGCTGCGATCGCGGGGATTACGGAAATTCCGAGCTTGTATTCAGATCCCAAGCGGCGGGATGAGTTTTGCCACATTCTGGCCACAGAGGGCCAGGCGATCGCCTTTGAATCTCAAATTTATCGATCGGACGGTTCCACCACCTGGATTGTGGAAAATGCCCGAGCGGTCTATGACGTGCGGGGGCAAATCATTGGCTATGAGGGCACGGTGGCCGATGTCAGCACCCGCAAGGCGGCCGAGGTGGAAATTCGCCGCGCCCTGGAAGCCGAAAAAGATCTGAACCGCATGAAATCCCAGTTCGTGTCCATGACTTCCCACGAATTCCGCACCCCCTTAACCACCATCTTGGCTTCGGCGGAAGCCCTGGAGCACTATGGCGATCGGTGGGGGCCCGATAAAAGTCGCAACTATCTCCGCCGCATCCAAACCATGGTGCATCACCTGACGGAATTGTTGGAGTCGGTGTTGGTGTTGGGGCAGGCGGACTCGGGGCGGTTGCAGTTTCGGCCGGGGCCCGTTGACCTGGAAGGATTCTGCAACGGGTTGGTGGAGGAAATGTCTTTGAACCTGAAGGCACACCAGGCGATCGAGTTTCGAGTGGTGAACCGAGGGGCGGCGGCTCCGGTGTTGGCCATGGATGAAAAGCTGCTGCGGCACATCCTGTCTAATCTGCTGTCTAATGCTTTGAAATATTCCCCCAACGCCAGCACCACTCAGTTTCGATTGATCTGTGCTCCGGAGTCTGTGCGGTTTGTGATTCAAGATCAGGGCATTGGCATTCCAGCGGCCGATCGGGAGCGTCTGTTTGAGTCCTTCCACCGGGCTGGCAATGTGGGAACCATTCCCGGGACTGGGTTGGGCCTGGCGATCGTTAAGCGATCGGTTGACTTACACGGGGGACAAATCCAAGTGGACAGCACTGAAGGTATGGGAACCACCTTCTCGGTCACCCTACCGGTCACCCCTTGGCAACCGCTCAGCAGTGAAGAAGATCACCTCAATGCTTGAGCCTTGATGCTTGAGTCTTGAACCAGTCTTGAGCGTTGGGGGCGGTTTGCAGACCACGGCGGCCGCGGTCTACCGGGTGCTGTTCTGATCCAGGCCGGCCAGGTTCAATCCTGGAAAGGAAATCCATAAAATGGGTGGCCATTGAGTTAATCGATTCTTTGTGGACAACGCATCGGGTTAAGGGAGCGATCGCCGTGACCAAAATTTTGACCAT from Limnothrix sp. FACHB-406 includes:
- a CDS encoding Ycf34 family protein, whose translation is MCICVNCLHIDRCTTYHAVEAQHQQAHLTDSPDFEPIEPSINVNIRPRDNEIEMEWDVVGCQSFTADQGRWARLRPGELVPT
- a CDS encoding PAS domain-containing sensor histidine kinase yields the protein MQTLLRARVTRLIQQWLQRIPVVRTAIEYLAAVNVAADDGSNLDRMSYEGWQNRFLLARVRLAFGLGLLISWSFAVLDLARSVLRQETLSWDNVAARLATLISLLGFWYLSDTRWGARHLRILFLGFLFSFQIVPETCQVLLSPVTLNRLPPRLFGWAFGFFAQATLIPARWPLHVLSQALALIHSFGLRELLGAAIRSSPIQSRFGLLLELFWICVVCDLSVYLYERLQRAEFSARSKLADAYEQVEAAEAKYRSIFENAVEGIFQSTVDGSFISMNPALARILGYDSPEAAIAGITEIPSLYSDPKRRDEFCHILATEGQAIAFESQIYRSDGSTTWIVENARAVYDVRGQIIGYEGTVADVSTRKAAEVEIRRALEAEKDLNRMKSQFVSMTSHEFRTPLTTILASAEALEHYGDRWGPDKSRNYLRRIQTMVHHLTELLESVLVLGQADSGRLQFRPGPVDLEGFCNGLVEEMSLNLKAHQAIEFRVVNRGAAAPVLAMDEKLLRHILSNLLSNALKYSPNASTTQFRLICAPESVRFVIQDQGIGIPAADRERLFESFHRAGNVGTIPGTGLGLAIVKRSVDLHGGQIQVDSTEGMGTTFSVTLPVTPWQPLSSEEDHLNA